From the genome of Xyrauchen texanus isolate HMW12.3.18 chromosome 22, RBS_HiC_50CHRs, whole genome shotgun sequence, one region includes:
- the LOC127662301 gene encoding myc target protein 1 homolog, which translates to MGLLIGILIFLLLTWMSRRRDSVRISRRQNQQSDSKSSRNQHCQLSHYKSHGEGVSRAVLNLHRQTSVDPNELLGRSPSFQNSTFRPPLKKTNKTSDEVDDDNEAAFIPNISDPFSTIPAESFWLGKGSLRGFLPRQTPPPAYDSIIHIFQGSHIPKCTVTDCIH; encoded by the coding sequence ATGGGTCTGCTCATCGGGATCCTGATTTTCCTCCTCCTAACATGGATGTCGCGCCGCAGAGATTCGGTCAGGATCAGCAGACGTCAAAACCAGCAGTCCGATTCTAAAAGCTCTCGTAATCAGCACTGCCAGCTCAGCCACTACAAAAGTCACGGCGAAGGTGTGAGTAGAGCCGTTTTAAACCTCCACAGACAGACGTCCGTAGACCCTAACGAACTGCTGGGTCGAAGCCCCAGTTTCCAAAACTCCACTTTTCGGCCACCACTGAAAAAGACTAATAAGACAAGTGATGAAGTAGATGATGATAACGAAGCTGCATTCATTCCTAACATCTCAGATCCCTTTAGTACCATCCCAGCAGAGTCCTTTTGGCTGGGAAAGGGCAGTCTAAGAGGATTTCTACCCAGACAGACTCCACCACCTGCATATGACAGCATCATTCACATCTTTCAAGGGTCGCATATACCTAAGTGCACTGTGACTGATTGCATACACTGA